One stretch of Marinobacterium iners DNA includes these proteins:
- the pdxJ gene encoding pyridoxine 5'-phosphate synthase has translation MTEPDRLLLGINIDHIATLRQARGTRYPDPVQAAALAEEAGADGITVHLREDRRHIQDRDIHLLAQTLQTRMNLEMALTEEMMQLAEAVRPAHVCLVPEKREELTTEGGLDVIGQESQIRAACMRLADAGCEVSLFIDPDPAQIDAAVRCGAPVIELHTGNYADAQTIVERSEELERLKTAARNAWQQGLVINAGHGLHYHNVEPVAEIPELNELNIGHGIIARALMVGLKPAVAEMRQRMMEVQQRVQSRRDALRS, from the coding sequence ATGACCGAGCCTGATCGCCTGCTGCTGGGCATCAATATTGATCACATTGCCACGCTGCGTCAGGCGCGTGGTACCCGTTATCCTGATCCGGTACAGGCGGCTGCACTGGCGGAGGAGGCCGGAGCTGACGGCATTACCGTGCACCTGCGTGAAGATCGGCGTCATATTCAGGACCGTGATATCCACCTGCTGGCGCAGACCCTGCAAACCCGTATGAACCTGGAAATGGCCTTGACCGAAGAGATGATGCAGCTGGCCGAAGCGGTTCGTCCGGCCCATGTCTGTCTGGTGCCTGAGAAACGAGAAGAGCTGACGACCGAGGGGGGGCTGGATGTGATCGGGCAGGAGTCCCAGATCCGCGCCGCGTGCATGCGTCTGGCCGATGCGGGCTGTGAGGTCTCTCTGTTTATCGACCCCGATCCGGCCCAGATTGATGCTGCCGTACGTTGTGGTGCGCCGGTCATTGAGCTGCACACCGGAAACTACGCCGATGCGCAAACCATTGTTGAGCGCAGTGAAGAGTTGGAGCGCTTGAAAACCGCTGCCCGCAATGCCTGGCAGCAGGGGCTGGTGATCAATGCAGGGCACGGGCTGCACTATCACAACGTGGAGCCCGTGGCTGAAATTCCAGAGTTGAATGAACTCAATATCGGACACGGCATCATCGCTCGAGCGTTGATGGTGGGGCTGAAGCCAGCCGTGGCCGAGATGCGCCAGCGCATGATGGAGGTACAACAAAGGGTTCAATCAAGGCGTGATGCCCTGCGCTCATGA
- the ppc gene encoding phosphoenolpyruvate carboxylase encodes MSDLHEALRDDVRILGESLGRTMESHLGHDFLDKVEYIRKLAKSARHAEDATQAALREALSELSEDEVLPIARAFTQFLNLANIAEEHHRVRRHYETEGDEDEELIDSLLKRLHGEGRGPDEILACLNEMCIDLVLTAHPTEVNRRTLIQKYDAIAETLKQRDRGESVQHRLDQLISQIWHTNEIRQHRPTPVEEAKWGFAVIENSLWSAVPRFLRLLDDRLQETLNTSLPLTCSPVCFSSWMGGDRDGNPNVTAEVTSEVLLLARWMAADLYARDVDLLRGELSMYQANAELRHETDNHPEPYREILGRLRSRLHETRQGIEDYLKGRASNPDLWISELDELIEPLLLCHRSLNDSGMGCIAAGALEDLIRRIACFGLTLVRLDIRQNAERHTEVFDALTEFYQLGCYSDWDETQKQAFLLQELNSRRPLIPHRWAPSASVQEVISTCRVIAANPDYSLGSYVISMAGQPSDVLAVILLLQEVGVERNMRVVPLFETLDDLDNARDCIESLLQIDWYRDYIEGHQEVMIGYSDSSKDAGQLAAAWGQYRAQEALTELCRRKQVRLTLFHGRGGTVGRGGGPSHTAILAQPPGSVAGSLRVTEQGEMIRFKFGIPEIAVRNLTLYTGAVLEATLSPGPQPEPEWRTLMNSMATCGMTIYRSLVREEPQFVPYFRAVTPEQELAKLPLGSRPAKRKVDGGVESLRAIPWIFAWTQIRLMLPAWLGSGAALKQALEEGQEPLLHGMYEQWPFFQSWIDMLEMVLAKSDVNISAYYEKRLASPELGVLGSSLRSRLQQAVEQVKQIKQEQQLLEGNSVIRQSIEVRNPYIDPLHVLQAELLFRDRNQPDQRLEQALMVTMAGISAGMRNTG; translated from the coding sequence ATGAGCGACCTGCACGAAGCGTTACGCGATGATGTCCGGATTCTGGGTGAGAGCCTGGGCCGAACAATGGAATCCCATCTGGGCCACGACTTCCTCGACAAGGTTGAGTATATCCGCAAGCTGGCCAAGTCGGCGCGACATGCCGAGGATGCGACACAAGCCGCACTGCGAGAAGCTCTCAGTGAACTGAGTGAAGATGAAGTGTTGCCAATCGCCCGCGCGTTCACCCAGTTCCTCAATCTGGCCAATATCGCCGAAGAGCATCATCGGGTACGTCGTCACTATGAAACCGAAGGTGACGAAGATGAAGAGCTGATTGACAGCCTGCTTAAACGCCTGCATGGCGAAGGTCGCGGTCCTGATGAAATCCTGGCCTGCCTGAACGAGATGTGCATCGATCTGGTGTTGACGGCTCATCCCACCGAAGTCAATCGACGTACTCTGATCCAGAAGTACGATGCCATTGCCGAGACCCTCAAACAGCGCGATCGCGGTGAGTCGGTACAGCATCGCCTCGATCAGTTGATCAGTCAGATCTGGCATACCAATGAGATTCGTCAGCACCGTCCCACCCCGGTAGAAGAGGCCAAATGGGGCTTTGCAGTGATCGAAAACTCGCTCTGGAGTGCCGTACCGCGCTTTTTGCGTTTGCTGGATGATCGTCTGCAGGAAACACTGAATACCTCACTGCCGCTGACCTGCTCACCGGTTTGCTTCTCGTCCTGGATGGGGGGCGACCGTGATGGTAACCCCAATGTGACTGCCGAGGTAACCTCCGAGGTGCTGCTGCTGGCGCGTTGGATGGCTGCCGACCTGTATGCGCGTGACGTGGACCTGTTGCGTGGCGAGCTGTCCATGTATCAGGCCAATGCCGAGCTGCGACATGAAACGGATAACCACCCCGAACCCTACCGTGAGATTCTGGGGCGCTTGCGCAGCCGCCTGCATGAAACCCGGCAGGGCATCGAAGACTATCTCAAGGGCCGTGCCAGTAATCCGGACCTGTGGATCAGCGAGCTGGACGAACTGATTGAGCCTTTGCTGTTGTGCCATCGCTCGCTCAATGACAGTGGCATGGGCTGCATCGCTGCAGGGGCGCTGGAAGACCTGATTAGGCGTATCGCCTGCTTTGGCCTGACGCTGGTGCGTCTGGATATTCGCCAGAATGCCGAGCGTCATACCGAAGTGTTCGATGCTCTGACCGAATTCTATCAGTTGGGCTGTTACTCGGATTGGGATGAGACACAGAAGCAGGCTTTTCTGTTGCAGGAGCTGAATTCGCGTCGCCCGCTGATTCCTCACCGCTGGGCACCCTCTGCCAGTGTGCAGGAAGTGATCAGTACCTGTCGGGTGATCGCCGCCAATCCAGATTACAGTCTTGGTTCCTACGTGATTTCCATGGCGGGCCAGCCATCGGATGTGCTGGCCGTTATCCTGCTGCTGCAGGAGGTTGGTGTAGAGCGCAATATGCGGGTGGTACCGCTGTTTGAGACATTGGATGACCTGGACAACGCGCGTGACTGTATCGAGTCACTGCTGCAGATCGACTGGTACCGTGATTATATTGAAGGCCATCAGGAAGTGATGATTGGCTACTCGGATTCTTCGAAGGATGCCGGGCAGCTGGCAGCGGCCTGGGGGCAGTACCGTGCACAGGAGGCCCTGACGGAGTTGTGTCGGCGCAAGCAGGTTCGTCTCACGCTGTTCCATGGCCGCGGTGGTACCGTTGGCCGTGGCGGTGGCCCCAGCCATACCGCAATTCTGGCGCAGCCACCGGGTTCGGTCGCGGGCAGTCTGCGCGTGACGGAACAGGGCGAAATGATTCGCTTCAAGTTCGGCATCCCTGAAATTGCAGTACGCAACCTGACGCTTTACACCGGAGCGGTGCTGGAGGCAACCCTCAGTCCGGGGCCGCAGCCTGAACCTGAATGGCGTACGCTGATGAACAGCATGGCCACTTGCGGTATGACCATTTACCGTTCGCTGGTGCGTGAAGAGCCCCAGTTCGTACCCTATTTTCGCGCGGTTACGCCGGAGCAGGAGCTGGCCAAGCTGCCGTTGGGGTCACGACCGGCGAAGCGCAAGGTCGATGGTGGAGTGGAAAGCCTCAGGGCCATACCCTGGATTTTCGCCTGGACCCAGATCCGCTTGATGCTGCCCGCTTGGCTGGGTTCGGGCGCGGCGTTGAAGCAGGCGCTGGAGGAAGGCCAGGAGCCACTGTTGCACGGAATGTATGAACAGTGGCCGTTTTTTCAGTCCTGGATCGATATGCTGGAGATGGTGTTGGCCAAAAGTGATGTCAACATTTCGGCCTACTACGAAAAGCGGTTGGCCTCGCCGGAGTTGGGGGTGCTGGGTTCCAGTCTCAGGTCTCGCCTGCAGCAGGCTGTTGAGCAGGTGAAGCAGATAAAACAGGAGCAGCAGTTGCTGGAAGGCAACAGCGTGATTCGTCAGTCGATAGAGGTGCGTAACCCCTATATCGACCCATTACATGTACTGCAGGCGGAGCTGTTGTTCCGTGATCGCAACCAGCCGGATCAGCGTCTGGAGCAGGCGTTGATGGTTACCATGGCTGGCATTTCAGCGGGCATGCGTAACACCGGCTGA
- a CDS encoding holo-ACP synthase, whose amino-acid sequence MIYGIGTDIVEIDRIRQALVRTPRLPLRILTPEELDAFNKSVRPEVFLAKRFAAKEAAVKALGTGIGRGISWQHFSVQHDALGRPLLKLAGAAETLACEQGISRWHLSYSDEQALVMAFVVAETG is encoded by the coding sequence ATGATCTACGGGATCGGCACCGACATCGTCGAGATTGATCGCATCCGGCAGGCGCTGGTTAGAACGCCACGCCTGCCGCTTCGGATTCTCACGCCCGAGGAGCTGGACGCATTCAATAAGAGCGTGCGCCCGGAAGTATTCCTGGCGAAACGTTTTGCAGCCAAGGAGGCGGCCGTAAAAGCACTCGGAACCGGAATAGGACGCGGCATCAGCTGGCAACACTTTTCTGTTCAGCATGACGCGCTGGGCCGACCTTTGCTGAAACTGGCGGGAGCGGCCGAAACGCTGGCCTGTGAGCAGGGCATAAGCCGCTGGCATCTGTCTTACAGTGATGAACAGGCCTTGGTGATGGCCTTTGTGGTAGCTGAAACCGGCTGA
- the recO gene encoding DNA repair protein RecO, translating to MSQRVDAAAAYVLHSRPYRETSLLVDLLTLEHGKVSVVARGARKPGSRLRSTLQPFQSLQVGWQGRTDLKTLRMAEPVESLLMLQGKALLCGLYLNELLQRLLRPFDSHPRLFVYFRYALNELRLGQDLEGALRTFERQLLEQLGFALDTRSLQPGLSYRLDPERGLIVCNRADAYPAEHLQAIAEDHYDDPAVRRSAKRLMRNRLSPLLGDRPLRSRELFLKRKGVQDDRA from the coding sequence ATGAGCCAGCGGGTCGATGCGGCGGCCGCCTATGTCCTGCACAGCCGGCCCTATCGTGAAACCAGCCTGCTGGTTGATCTGCTGACGCTGGAGCATGGCAAGGTCAGCGTGGTTGCACGAGGTGCCCGCAAACCGGGCTCTCGCCTGCGTTCCACGCTACAGCCGTTCCAGTCGCTGCAGGTTGGCTGGCAGGGGCGTACCGATCTTAAAACCCTGCGCATGGCCGAGCCGGTCGAATCCCTGCTGATGCTGCAGGGTAAGGCGCTGCTGTGCGGACTGTATCTGAATGAGCTGCTGCAGCGTCTGTTGCGCCCGTTTGACTCTCACCCCCGGCTATTCGTCTACTTCCGTTATGCACTCAATGAGTTACGACTGGGGCAAGACCTTGAAGGCGCATTGCGCACCTTTGAACGCCAACTGCTTGAGCAGCTGGGGTTTGCGCTGGATACTCGTTCACTTCAGCCGGGGCTGAGCTATCGCCTGGATCCGGAGCGGGGGCTGATCGTCTGTAATCGGGCGGATGCCTATCCGGCCGAACACCTGCAGGCCATTGCCGAAGACCATTATGATGATCCTGCAGTACGGCGCAGTGCCAAGCGCCTGATGCGGAACCGACTTTCACCACTATTGGGAGACAGGCCTCTGCGCAGTCGCGAGCTGTTTCTCAAGCGCAAGGGAGTACAAGATGACCGAGCCTGA
- the rlmB gene encoding 23S rRNA (guanosine(2251)-2'-O)-methyltransferase RlmB: MNTTDIFGLHAVTTLLQRNSDRVRCLLIQQGREDARLQTVLDLAGTRGIKVITQPREGLDQRAGGGRHQGVIAECEPLRALSEKALDRLLEQSDTAPLLLVLDGVTDPHNLGACLRTADAAGVTAVIAPKDKSAPLNATVAKVACGAAEVVPYIQVTNLARTLQLLQQHGIWITGTAGEATQSLYQADLTGPQAIVMGAEGKGMRRLTRENCDQLVNIPMAGEVSSLNVSVATGVCLFEVVRQRAVKAEA, encoded by the coding sequence ATGAACACAACGGATATCTTCGGCCTGCACGCCGTCACGACTCTTCTACAGCGCAATTCCGATCGGGTTCGTTGCCTGTTGATCCAGCAGGGCCGCGAAGATGCCCGGTTGCAGACAGTACTGGATCTGGCTGGTACGCGCGGCATCAAGGTGATCACACAGCCGCGTGAAGGGTTGGATCAGCGTGCTGGTGGAGGTCGTCATCAAGGGGTTATCGCCGAATGTGAACCGCTGCGTGCCTTGAGTGAAAAGGCACTGGACCGGCTGCTGGAACAATCCGACACAGCTCCTCTGCTGCTGGTGCTGGACGGCGTAACCGATCCACACAATCTGGGAGCCTGCCTGCGTACAGCGGATGCCGCAGGCGTAACAGCCGTTATTGCCCCCAAGGACAAGTCGGCACCGCTTAATGCCACCGTTGCCAAGGTTGCCTGCGGTGCTGCCGAAGTGGTGCCTTACATTCAGGTGACCAACCTGGCGCGTACCCTGCAATTGTTGCAGCAACACGGTATCTGGATCACCGGAACCGCCGGCGAAGCGACCCAGAGCCTGTATCAGGCTGACCTGACCGGGCCGCAGGCGATCGTGATGGGTGCGGAAGGCAAGGGCATGCGTCGTCTCACCCGTGAAAATTGCGATCAGCTGGTGAACATTCCGATGGCAGGGGAGGTCAGTAGCCTCAATGTGTCCGTGGCAACCGGAGTGTGCCTGTTTGAAGTGGTGCGTCAGCGGGCGGTAAAAGCGGAGGCCTAG
- the cysM gene encoding cysteine synthase CysM, protein MAIDYPTIADYVGHTPLVRLQRIPVANGNTLLCKLEGNNPAGSVKDRPALSMIELAEARGDIQPGDCLIEATSGNTGIALAMAAAIKGYQLKLIMPANMSSERKAAMSAYGAELIEVTQAEGMERARDLALEMQAAGEGKVLDQFSNADNPEAHYRSTGPEIWQQTQGTITHFVSSMGTTGTIMGVSRYLKEQNPEIQIVGLQPQEGSQIPGIRRWPEAYLPQIFERSRVDRVIDISQKQAEETMRALARREGIFCGVSSGGSVAGALQLAEEVSNATIVCIICDRGDRYLSTGVFG, encoded by the coding sequence ATGGCCATTGATTATCCAACAATTGCCGATTACGTCGGTCACACGCCGCTGGTCCGTCTGCAGCGTATCCCGGTGGCCAATGGCAACACCCTGTTGTGTAAGCTGGAAGGCAACAACCCGGCAGGCTCGGTCAAGGATCGCCCGGCACTGAGCATGATCGAGCTGGCCGAAGCCCGTGGTGATATCCAGCCGGGTGACTGCCTGATTGAAGCGACTTCCGGTAACACCGGTATTGCGCTGGCAATGGCCGCCGCGATCAAGGGCTATCAGCTCAAACTGATCATGCCAGCCAATATGAGTTCTGAGCGCAAGGCAGCGATGAGCGCCTATGGTGCCGAGCTGATCGAGGTAACTCAGGCTGAAGGGATGGAGCGTGCCCGTGATCTGGCGCTTGAGATGCAGGCGGCAGGAGAAGGCAAGGTGCTGGATCAGTTTTCCAACGCCGACAACCCCGAGGCTCATTATCGCAGCACCGGCCCAGAAATCTGGCAACAGACTCAGGGTACCATCACCCATTTTGTGAGCTCCATGGGCACGACCGGTACCATCATGGGCGTGTCGCGCTACCTGAAAGAGCAGAATCCAGAAATCCAGATTGTTGGCCTGCAGCCGCAGGAGGGATCTCAGATTCCCGGTATCAGGCGCTGGCCTGAAGCCTACCTGCCCCAAATTTTTGAACGCAGCCGCGTAGACCGGGTGATCGATATCTCTCAGAAGCAGGCAGAAGAGACTATGCGCGCACTGGCGCGTCGAGAGGGCATTTTCTGTGGCGTGTCCTCCGGTGGCTCTGTTGCAGGTGCCCTGCAGCTGGCCGAGGAAGTTAGCAACGCGACCATTGTGTGCATCATTTGTGACCGGGGCGACCGCTACCTGTCCACCGGTGTGTTTGGCTAG
- the relA gene encoding GTP diphosphokinase translates to MVKVREEHPIREDGTVDLDLWLLRLQQQVEVSDIDQIRQACLLAKQARAAVAESDDDWSHNTVGSFRTGLEMAQILAELQQDQETLIAAILYRAVRERKLSLGRVQEQFGETIAGLIDGVLQMAAIGSRKNPRSDDGVLGTKIAQIDNVRKMLVAMIDDVRVALIKIAERTCAIRGVKDGDRKKRYLVAREVFDIYAPLAHRLGIGHIKWELEDLSFRYLKPNDYKHIARLLDEKRLDRQLFINQVVELLRSRLDDAGIAGDVMGRAKHIYSIWRKMQRKNIDFSQVYDVRAVRILVPEIRDCYTVLGIVHGLWRNIPHEFDDYIASPKPNGYRSLHTAVFGPEGKVLEVQIRTFAMHEEAELGVCAHHLYKGTDTQARGDGYEEKIAWLRQVLEWHDDLGDTEALGDMLRGDVVQDRVYVFTPDGHVIDLPQGATAVDFAYRVHTEVGHRCRGAKVNGRIIPLNKALKTGDQVEIMTSREEAPRRDWLNSNYGFVTTSRARAKVAHWFKLQAKEQNAEAGRDIILREFRRLALDPHTIDLSDIARALNYKTSEDLCAALGAGDLRLSQIIHEAQRQVEPDRQESQLDLALPTSQSAKEPRSGGSGINIQGIGNLLTTLATCCKPVPGDPIMGYITQGRGISIHHEDCLNLMGLRENEPDRVISVDWGDEHEQTYPVDMIIEAFDRPGLLRDVMLVLSNEKLNILAANTLTDRKNNMARLTLTVEIPRLERLGRLMDKINQVPNVLDVHRERSGAGR, encoded by the coding sequence ATGGTGAAGGTTCGAGAAGAACACCCGATACGAGAAGATGGTACCGTTGATCTGGACCTCTGGCTGCTGCGTCTGCAGCAGCAGGTGGAAGTCAGCGATATCGACCAGATCCGTCAGGCGTGTCTGCTGGCCAAGCAAGCAAGGGCTGCGGTTGCCGAGTCGGATGATGACTGGTCTCACAACACGGTTGGCAGTTTTCGTACCGGGCTGGAAATGGCCCAGATTCTGGCGGAGCTGCAGCAAGACCAGGAAACGCTGATTGCGGCGATCCTTTACCGCGCAGTGCGTGAGCGCAAGCTCAGCCTGGGGCGAGTGCAGGAGCAGTTCGGTGAAACCATCGCGGGCCTGATCGACGGTGTATTGCAGATGGCTGCCATCGGCAGCCGCAAGAATCCGCGCTCGGATGATGGTGTTCTCGGCACCAAGATTGCTCAGATCGATAATGTCCGCAAGATGCTGGTGGCGATGATTGATGATGTGCGTGTTGCACTGATCAAGATCGCCGAGCGTACCTGCGCCATTAGAGGCGTTAAGGACGGTGACCGCAAGAAGCGCTATCTGGTGGCGCGCGAGGTGTTCGACATCTACGCGCCATTGGCACACCGACTTGGCATTGGTCATATCAAGTGGGAGCTTGAAGACCTTTCCTTCCGCTATCTGAAACCCAACGACTACAAGCATATTGCGCGTCTGCTTGATGAAAAGCGTCTCGATCGCCAACTGTTCATCAACCAGGTGGTGGAGCTGCTGCGTAGCCGACTGGACGATGCCGGTATTGCTGGTGACGTGATGGGGCGCGCCAAGCATATCTACAGTATCTGGCGCAAAATGCAGCGCAAAAACATCGACTTCAGTCAGGTTTATGATGTACGTGCCGTCCGCATTCTAGTGCCCGAAATTCGTGACTGCTACACCGTGCTGGGGATTGTGCACGGCCTTTGGCGCAACATTCCGCACGAGTTTGATGACTACATCGCATCACCCAAGCCCAACGGCTATCGCTCACTGCATACGGCCGTGTTCGGTCCGGAAGGCAAAGTGCTGGAAGTACAGATCCGTACCTTCGCCATGCATGAAGAAGCGGAGCTGGGCGTGTGTGCTCACCACCTTTACAAGGGCACGGATACCCAGGCCCGTGGCGATGGCTATGAAGAGAAAATCGCCTGGCTGAGGCAGGTGCTGGAGTGGCATGACGACCTGGGTGATACCGAAGCGCTGGGTGATATGTTGCGCGGTGATGTGGTGCAGGATCGGGTCTATGTCTTTACACCCGATGGCCATGTGATCGACCTGCCGCAGGGCGCTACGGCGGTCGACTTCGCCTACCGTGTGCATACCGAAGTCGGGCACCGTTGCCGGGGTGCGAAGGTCAACGGCCGCATTATCCCACTCAACAAGGCGTTGAAAACCGGTGACCAGGTCGAAATCATGACCTCCCGCGAGGAAGCGCCACGACGTGACTGGCTCAACAGCAACTACGGCTTTGTGACCACCTCTCGTGCACGTGCCAAGGTAGCGCACTGGTTCAAGCTTCAGGCCAAGGAGCAGAATGCCGAAGCGGGGCGAGATATTATTCTGCGTGAATTCCGCCGCCTGGCGCTGGATCCGCACACGATAGACCTCAGCGATATTGCGCGAGCACTCAACTATAAAACCTCGGAAGACCTCTGCGCAGCTCTTGGCGCTGGCGACCTGCGCCTATCGCAGATCATTCATGAGGCCCAGCGTCAGGTTGAGCCTGACCGGCAGGAATCCCAGCTGGACCTGGCGCTGCCGACCAGCCAGTCGGCGAAGGAACCCCGCAGCGGTGGCAGCGGCATCAACATACAGGGGATTGGCAACCTGCTGACCACCCTGGCGACCTGCTGCAAACCGGTGCCCGGTGACCCGATCATGGGGTACATCACCCAGGGGCGGGGGATCTCGATTCACCATGAGGACTGTCTCAACCTGATGGGTTTGCGTGAAAACGAGCCGGACCGGGTGATCAGTGTCGACTGGGGTGACGAGCACGAACAGACTTACCCGGTGGATATGATCATTGAAGCGTTTGACCGCCCGGGTCTTCTGCGCGATGTGATGCTGGTGCTGAGCAACGAGAAACTCAATATTCTGGCGGCTAACACCCTGACTGATCGCAAGAACAACATGGCGCGTCTGACACTGACCGTTGAGATTCCACGGCTTGAGCGACTGGGCCGACTGATGGACAAGATCAATCAGGTGCCCAACGTCCTGGACGTACACCGTGAACGCAGCGGGGCCGGGCGATGA
- the adk gene encoding adenylate kinase, translated as MRIILLGAPGAGKGTQAQFITEKYGIPQISTGDMLRAAVKAGTPLGKQAKEVMDAGGLVSDDIIIGLVKERITEADCANGFLFDGFPRTLPQADALKDAGVDIDAVVEIDVADAEIIKRMSGRRVHPASGRTYHIVFNPPKQEGFDDVTGEELVQREDDKEETVRQRLKVYHDQTAPLINYYRSWNESGEANAPRYVYVEGVGSVDDIRNKVFAGLEG; from the coding sequence ATGCGCATTATTCTGCTTGGAGCACCGGGCGCCGGCAAAGGCACCCAGGCCCAGTTCATCACCGAAAAGTACGGCATTCCGCAGATCTCCACAGGGGACATGCTGCGTGCTGCGGTCAAGGCGGGCACCCCGCTTGGCAAGCAGGCCAAGGAAGTGATGGACGCAGGCGGCCTGGTATCCGATGACATCATCATCGGGCTGGTCAAGGAACGTATCACAGAGGCAGACTGTGCCAATGGTTTCCTGTTTGACGGCTTCCCCCGCACCCTGCCGCAGGCTGATGCGCTGAAAGATGCCGGTGTGGATATTGATGCCGTTGTCGAGATTGATGTGGCCGATGCTGAAATCATCAAGCGTATGAGCGGTCGCCGCGTACACCCGGCTTCGGGCCGTACCTACCATATCGTGTTCAACCCGCCGAAGCAGGAAGGGTTCGACGATGTTACCGGTGAGGAACTGGTTCAGCGTGAGGATGACAAGGAAGAAACCGTACGTCAGCGCCTGAAGGTCTATCATGACCAGACAGCTCCGCTGATCAATTACTACCGCAGCTGGAATGAATCCGGTGAAGCGAACGCGCCGCGTTATGTATACGTTGAAGGTGTCGGCAGCGTTGATGATATCCGCAACAAGGTGTTTGCGGGTCTCGAAGGCTGA
- the mazG gene encoding nucleoside triphosphate pyrophosphohydrolase produces the protein MSYSLDDLIRLMDALREPDSGCPWDLQQTFASIVPHTLEEAYEVADCIEREDWEHLRDELGDLLFQVVFYARLADEQGWFDLHRIIDQLVTKLIRRHPHVFPNGSLNSAGVDAIAVEQVNRNWETIKQQEREAKSRTGVLDDIPVGLPALSRAAKLQRRAARVGFDWPDTQGVLDKIEEEIAELREALAKGDLDNAREEIGDLLFAQVNLARHLEIDPEQAVRHTNAKFERRFRHVESRVADSGQAWEQLSLDQLDHWWDEAKQKGL, from the coding sequence ATGAGCTACAGTCTTGATGACCTCATCCGACTGATGGATGCCCTGAGGGAGCCCGATTCAGGCTGCCCCTGGGATCTGCAGCAGACCTTCGCCAGCATTGTGCCGCATACGCTGGAAGAGGCTTACGAAGTGGCCGACTGCATCGAGCGGGAAGACTGGGAGCACCTGCGTGACGAACTGGGTGATCTGCTGTTTCAGGTGGTGTTCTATGCTCGCCTCGCGGACGAGCAGGGCTGGTTTGATCTGCATCGCATCATCGATCAGTTGGTGACCAAGTTGATTCGTCGTCACCCACATGTGTTCCCGAACGGCAGTCTGAACTCCGCCGGTGTTGACGCCATCGCCGTGGAACAGGTCAACCGCAACTGGGAAACGATCAAACAGCAGGAGCGAGAGGCCAAATCCCGCACCGGTGTGCTGGATGATATTCCTGTTGGCTTGCCTGCACTGAGCCGTGCCGCCAAACTGCAGCGCCGTGCGGCGCGGGTTGGCTTTGACTGGCCGGATACTCAGGGCGTACTGGACAAGATAGAAGAGGAAATTGCCGAATTGCGCGAAGCACTGGCGAAAGGTGATCTGGACAATGCCCGTGAAGAGATCGGTGACCTGCTGTTTGCGCAGGTTAATCTGGCACGGCACCTTGAAATTGACCCCGAACAGGCAGTGCGTCACACCAATGCCAAGTTTGAACGTCGCTTCCGTCATGTGGAATCACGCGTAGCCGACAGTGGCCAGGCGTGGGAGCAGCTGAGTCTGGATCAGCTTGACCACTGGTGGGACGAAGCCAAGCAGAAGGGGCTTTGA